One stretch of Prunus persica cultivar Lovell chromosome G1, Prunus_persica_NCBIv2, whole genome shotgun sequence DNA includes these proteins:
- the LOC18788874 gene encoding probable leucine-rich repeat receptor-like protein kinase At1g35710, producing MALRFSLAAFSLILLLSYPLLLNAKTLKRDMKALNEIKASLGWRVVYAWVGDDPCGDGDLPPWSGVTCSTQGDYRVVTELEVYAVSIVGPFPTAVTNLLDLTRLDLHNNKLTGPIPPQIGRLKRLKMLNLRWNKLQDVIPPEIGELKSLTHLHLSFNSFKGEIPKELANLPELRYLYLQENRLVGRIPAELGTLQNLRHLDVGNNHLVGTIRELIRIEGCFPALRNLYLNNNYLTGGIPAQLANLTKLEILYLSYNKMSGIVPLGLSHIPRLTYLYLDHNQFSGRIPDAFYKHPFLKDMYIEGNAFRPGVKPIGIHKVLELTDTEFLV from the exons ATGGCGCTTCGTTTTTCGTTAGCAGCATTTTCTCTGATCCTCCTTCTATCCTATCCTCTGCTTCTCAACGCCAAAACCCTCAAACGTGACA TGAAAGCATTGAACGAGATCAAGGCTTCGCTCGGATGGAGAGTCGTGTACGCTTGGGTCGGAGACGATCCTTGCGGAGACGGCGACCTTCCGCCGTGGTCCGGCGTCACTTGCTCCACTCAAGGCGATTATCGAGTTGTCACTGAGTT GGAGGTTTATGCAGTCTCAATTGTTGGCCCTTTTCCTACTGCTGTCACCAATCTCTTGGATCTCACTAGGCT GGATCTCCATAACAACAAGCTGACGGGCCCTATTCCCCCCCAAATTGGACGTTTGAAGCGTCTTAAAATGCT TAATTTGAGATGGAATAAGTTACAAGATGTCATTCCTCCTGAAATTGGTGAACTGAAGAGTTTAACCCATTT GCATCTAAGCTTTAATAGTTTCAAAGGGGAAATTCCAAAGGAGCTTGCTAATCTTCCAGAGCTTCGCTATCTCTATCTGCAAGAAAATCGTCTTGTTGGGCGGATTCCTGCAGAACTAGGAACTTTGCAAAATCTTCGGCACTT GGACGTTGGTAATAATCATTTGGTGGGTACCATTAGGGAACTCATACGTATCGAGGGCTGCTTTCCAGCTTTACGTAACCT TTACTTAAACAACAACTATCTTACGGGAGGAATTCCAGCACAGCTTGCAAACTTGACCAAGTTGGAAATCTT GTACCTATCTTACAACAAGATGTCTGGGATAGTTCCATTAGGACTTTCCCATATTCCGAGATTGACTTACTT GTATTTGGATCACAATCAATTTTCAGGGAGAATTCCCGATGCCTTCTATAAACACCCATTCTTGAAAGACAT GTATATTGAAGGGAATGCATTCAGACCAGGTGTGAAACCGATAGGCATACACAAAGTTCTTGAGCTCACTGACACGGAATTTCTTGTTTAG
- the LOC18793918 gene encoding probable inactive purple acid phosphatase 2 → MIISQTPFIFLLLLLFAFFTPTHQNVSVSLSKTTLSKSGDSVLIQWSGVDSPSKLDWLGIYSPPSSHHDNFIGYKFLSSSPTWKSGSGSISLPLVNLRSNYSFRIFRWTEDEVDRNHLDQDHNPLPGTAHLLATSDDELTFESGRGPDQIHLSYTDADDEMRVMFVTSDAGERTVRYGPSDDSLDDVAVAHVERYEREHMCDSPANASIGWRDPGFIHGAVMTRLKKGVRYYYKVGSDNGGWSKTHSFVSRNGDSDETTAFMFGDMGTATPYATFYRTQDESISTVKWILRDIEALGDKPAFVSHIGDISYARGYSWLWDQFFSQIEPLASKLPYHVCIGNHEYDWPLQPWKPEWASMYGKDGGGECGVPYSLKFNMPGNSSEPTGTGAPATRNLYYSFDVGSVHFVYISTETNFVQGSKQLEFIKRDLEAVDRRKTPFVVVQGHRPMYTTSNERGDAPLREKMLEHLEPLFVKNNVTLALWGHVHRYERFCQLNNFTCGSVGPVHVVIGMAGQDWQPIWEPRPDHLTDPIYPQPERSLYRGGEFGYTRLVATKQKLTLSYVGNHDGKVHDTLEILASGQVVGVNGAGIKAVDSSSGGAGEPGVIGGSGESTFSWFVKGASLVVLGIFVGYVGGYISYARKRDGTGNNWTPVKSEDM, encoded by the exons ATGATCATTTCTCAAACGCCCttcatcttcctcctcctccttctctttGCCTTCTTCACGCCAACCCATCAAAATGTTTCAGTCTCTCTATCCAAAACCACTCTATCCAAATCCGGCGACTCAGTCCTCATCCAATGGTCCGGCGTCGACTCACCTTCCAAGCTCGACTGGCTCGGCATCTACTCACCCCCTTCCTCCCACCACGACAACTTCATCGGCTACAAGTTCCTCTCCTCCAGCCCCACCTGGAAATCCGGCTCGGGCTCCATTTCTCTCCCCTTGGTCAACCTCCGATCCAACTACTCCTTCCGGATCTTCCGCTGGACCGAAGACGAGGTCGACCGGAACCACCTCGACCAGGACCACAACCCTCTCCCGGGAACCGCCCACCTGCTCGCCACGTCGGACGATGAGCTCACCTTCGAATCGGGGCGGGGCCCGGATCAGATCCACCTGTCCTACACGGACGCAGACGACGAGATGCGGGTCATGTTCGTGACGTCAGACGCCGGGGAGAGGACGGTTCGATACGGTCCGAGCGACGACTCGCTTGATGACGTGGCAGTGGCGCATGTGGAGAGGTACGAGAGGGAGCACATGTGCGATTCTCCCGCCAACGCTAGCATAGGGTGGAGAGACCCCGGGTTCATTCACGGTGCGGTCATGACCCGGTTGAAAAAAGGCGTCAGATATTATTACAAg GTTGGGAGTGACAATGGAGGTTGGAGCAAAACGCACAGCTTCGTGTCACGAAACGGGGATTCGGACGAAACGACGGCGTTCATGTTCGGCGACATGGGCACTGCAACGCCTTATGCGACGTTTTATCGGACCCAAGACGAGAGCATATCCACAGTAAAATGGATCCTCCGGGACATTGAAGCTCTCGGCGACAAGCCGGCTTTTGTGTCCCATATCGGAGACATAAGCTATGCAAGAGGCTACTCTTGGTTGTGGGATCAATTTTTCAGTCAAATTGAACCTCTTGCGTCCAAGTTGCCTTACCATGTTTGCATTGGCAATCACGAGTATGACTGGCCCTTGCAGCCATGGAAACCAGAGTGGGCAAGCATGTATGGGAAAGATGGAGGTGGTGAATGTGGGGTGCCGTATAGTCTTAAGTTCAACATGCCCGGAAACTCATCGGAACCAACCGGAACTGGTGCTCCGGCTACTCGAAATCTTTACTACTCGTTCGATGTTGGCTCTGTCCATTTTGTGTACATATCTACTGAGACCAATTTTGTTCAAGGAAGCAAGCAACTTGAATTTATTAAGCGTGATTTGGAGGCGGTGGATAGGAGGAAGACACCTTTTGTGGTGGTGCAGGGACATAGGCCAATGTACACAACCAGCAATGAGAGAGGCGATGCTCCTTTGAGGGAGAAAATGCTGGAGCACTTGGAACCTTTGTTTGTGAAGAACAACGTGACTCTGGCGTTATGGGGACATGTACACAGATATGAGAGGTTTTGTCAGTTGAATAACTTTACTTGCGGGAGTGTGGGGCCTGTTCATGTTGTGATTGGGATGGCAGGACAAGACTGGCAGCCCATATGGGAGCCTAGACCGGATCATCTAACTGACCCGATCTACCCACAGCCTGAGCGGTCTTTGTACCGCGGTGGTGAATTTGGGTACACTAGGTTGGTTGCTACAAAGCAGAAGCTTACACTTTCTTATGTTGGCAACCATGACGGAAAAGTGCACGATACACTGGAGATTCTGGCGTCCGGACAAGTTGTCGGCGTTAATGGAGCTGGTATCAAAGCTGTTGATAGCAGTAGTGGTGGTGCTGGTGAGCCTGGAGTTATTGGGGGCAGTGGGGAGTCTACATTCTCTTGGTTTGTGAAGGGAGCAAGTCTGGTGGTGCTTGGAATTTTTGTAGGCTATGTTGGGGGTTACATTTCATATGCCAGGAAAAGGGATGGCACTGGAAATAACTGGACCCCCGTGAAGAGTGAGGATATGTGA